In one window of Vibrio sp. DW001 DNA:
- a CDS encoding isoamylase early set domain-containing protein, protein MLKKRFFKTKDEVEVTFEWPQSEETSVAIAGDFNSWEATPMKLNKKNKAFTLKLRLPKGDTFQFRYLIDGESWENDQAADDYVRNSFGTDNSLISTVEAA, encoded by the coding sequence ATGTTGAAGAAGCGCTTTTTTAAAACTAAAGACGAAGTAGAAGTAACATTCGAGTGGCCTCAAAGTGAAGAAACCAGTGTCGCAATCGCAGGTGATTTCAATAGTTGGGAAGCGACTCCAATGAAATTGAACAAAAAGAACAAAGCATTCACTTTAAAGCTTCGTTTGCCAAAAGGTGACACGTTCCAATTCCGCTATCTAATCGATGGTGAAAGCTGGGAGAACGATCAAGCTGCAGATGACTATGTAAGAAATAGCTTTGGCACTGACAACAGTCTAATTTCGACAGTAGAAGCTGCGTAG
- the yeiP gene encoding elongation factor P-like protein YeiP produces the protein MTKASDIKKGFAVSLNGKILLVKDFDITTPGGRGGAKIYKFRFKDLMTGGKVEEGFKSDELLETVDMTKRNVMFSYIDGDEYVFMDNEDYTQYNFNGDDIKEELLFINEETQGIQVVLINDKSVAIELPASVEMVIEETDPSIKGASASARSKPARFATGLTIQVPEYIGSGDKVKINTAESKYTSRAD, from the coding sequence ATGACAAAGGCTAGTGATATAAAAAAAGGCTTTGCTGTAAGCCTAAACGGTAAAATCTTACTTGTTAAAGATTTCGACATCACCACACCGGGTGGTCGTGGCGGTGCGAAAATCTATAAATTTCGCTTCAAAGATTTAATGACAGGCGGCAAGGTAGAAGAAGGGTTTAAGAGTGACGAGCTTTTAGAAACCGTTGATATGACAAAACGCAATGTCATGTTCTCTTACATTGACGGTGATGAATATGTCTTTATGGATAACGAAGATTACACTCAGTACAACTTCAACGGCGATGACATCAAAGAAGAATTACTATTTATCAACGAAGAGACACAAGGGATACAGGTTGTATTGATCAATGACAAATCTGTTGCTATTGAGTTACCCGCTTCCGTTGAAATGGTCATCGAAGAGACCGACCCATCTATCAAGGGCGCTTCTGCTTCAGCACGTTCTAAGCCTGCTCGCTTCGCGACAGGACTAACTATTCAGGTACCTGAATACATTGGGTCTGGCGACAAAGTAAAAATCAACACCGCCGAAAGCAAATACACGAGTAGAGCAGATTAG
- a CDS encoding nucleotidyltransferase domain-containing protein encodes MPLPVIDPSAPWQEEYRRVIQELIPALESGLGSNLHSIYLYGSVARKCAVPGKSNLDLVVVTRRQPDARFQTLLSTIKWRYKKAFPLITDLSFQFPLVKDILAIESVITWGFMLKHCCVCVSGDDLSTRYGEFEPSWEIAKFWNMDVDEWIATYRQRIVQASNREEQTKFQVIIAKKLLRASYSVIMNKDKGWYDDPTECGEKFLNYYPDKHIDIERLNILLSGRYIPKRSTIGILDSYGNWLVKAYKKTEFRIG; translated from the coding sequence GTGCCATTACCAGTGATAGATCCGAGCGCCCCTTGGCAAGAAGAATATCGTAGAGTCATTCAAGAATTGATTCCAGCGCTTGAAAGCGGGTTAGGTAGTAACCTCCATAGTATCTATCTTTATGGCAGCGTGGCGAGAAAGTGTGCCGTGCCGGGTAAATCTAATCTAGATTTAGTGGTGGTGACAAGACGTCAACCGGATGCAAGGTTTCAGACGTTATTGAGCACGATAAAATGGCGATATAAAAAAGCATTCCCGTTGATCACTGACTTATCTTTTCAGTTCCCTTTGGTCAAAGATATTTTAGCGATAGAAAGTGTGATTACTTGGGGTTTCATGCTGAAACACTGTTGTGTTTGTGTTTCCGGCGATGATTTATCAACTCGTTACGGCGAATTCGAGCCGAGTTGGGAGATCGCTAAGTTTTGGAATATGGATGTCGATGAGTGGATAGCAACTTATCGACAGAGAATCGTGCAAGCATCAAACAGAGAAGAGCAAACTAAATTCCAAGTAATCATTGCTAAAAAATTACTCAGAGCAAGTTACTCCGTGATCATGAATAAAGACAAAGGATGGTATGACGATCCTACCGAATGCGGTGAGAAGTTTCTGAATTACTATCCGGACAAACATATAGATATTGAGCGGCTCAATATTCTTCTTTCAGGTAGATATATACCTAAACGCTCTACTATTGGGATCTTAGATAGTTACGGTAATTGGTTAGTCAAAGCTTATAAGAAAACAGAATTTAGGATTGGTTAG
- the uvrY gene encoding UvrY/SirA/GacA family response regulator transcription factor: MINVFLVDDHELVRTGIRRIIEDVRGMNVAGEAESGENSVKWCRSNHADVILMDMNMPGIGGLEATKKILRFNPDVKIIVLTVHTENPFPTKVMQAGAAGYLTKGAAPDEMVNAIRMVHSGQRYISPEIAQQMALSQFSSASENPFKDLSERELQIMLMITKGQRVTDISEQLNLSPKTVNSYRYRLFSKLDINGDVELTHLAIRHGMLDTETL, encoded by the coding sequence TTGATAAATGTTTTCCTTGTAGATGATCACGAGCTAGTTCGCACAGGGATAAGACGTATAATTGAAGACGTCCGTGGAATGAACGTAGCAGGGGAAGCTGAAAGCGGTGAAAATTCTGTAAAATGGTGTCGCAGCAATCATGCTGACGTCATACTCATGGACATGAATATGCCGGGTATTGGCGGTTTGGAAGCGACAAAAAAAATATTACGGTTTAATCCTGATGTAAAAATCATTGTATTGACGGTACATACTGAAAATCCATTTCCGACAAAGGTGATGCAAGCAGGGGCTGCTGGTTATCTTACAAAGGGGGCTGCCCCAGACGAAATGGTGAACGCAATTCGAATGGTCCATAGCGGACAACGCTATATTTCCCCGGAAATTGCTCAACAGATGGCATTAAGTCAATTTTCTTCAGCATCTGAAAATCCATTTAAAGATCTTTCGGAGCGTGAGTTACAGATCATGCTGATGATTACGAAAGGACAAAGAGTAACGGATATTTCAGAGCAACTAAATCTGAGTCCTAAAACAGTCAACAGCTATCGCTATAGATTGTTCAGTAAATTAGATATCAATGGTGATGTGGAGTTAACTCATTTGGCCATTCGTCATGGAATGCTAGATACTGAGACATTGTAG
- a CDS encoding HI1450 family dsDNA-mimic protein: protein MVDNNESNQSAQEELISYDDVIDVAYDIFLEMAPDNLEPADVILFTAQFEDRGAAELVETGDDWTAEVGFEVDKEIYAEVRIGLVDEESDVLDDVFARMLVSRTPEHKFCHVFWKRD from the coding sequence ATGGTAGATAACAACGAAAGTAATCAAAGCGCCCAAGAAGAACTCATTTCATATGATGATGTTATCGACGTCGCATACGATATCTTCTTAGAAATGGCACCTGATAACCTAGAACCTGCAGATGTCATTCTATTCACCGCACAGTTCGAAGACCGTGGCGCCGCAGAATTGGTGGAGACCGGTGATGATTGGACAGCAGAAGTTGGCTTTGAAGTAGACAAAGAAATCTATGCTGAGGTTCGCATTGGCTTAGTGGATGAAGAATCCGATGTACTTGATGATGTATTTGCCAGAATGCTCGTTAGTCGTACTCCAGAGCATAAGTTCTGTCATGTTTTTTGGAAAAGAGATTAA
- the pgsA gene encoding CDP-diacylglycerol--glycerol-3-phosphate 3-phosphatidyltransferase: MRFTIPNILTLLRLALIPVLVIVFYLPYSWAPFAAAMVFWFAAVTDYFDGMLARKLGQTSRFGAFLDPVADKVMVATALILITEHYETIWITIPAVTMISREIIISALREWMAEIGKRASVAVSWVGKVKTVAQMFALWVLIWRYDDWMVWVGYAALYVATILTYWSMIQYLAAAKGDLLDKKHQ, from the coding sequence ATGCGTTTTACCATACCAAATATACTTACATTATTACGACTGGCATTAATACCAGTTTTAGTCATTGTTTTTTATCTTCCCTACAGTTGGGCCCCTTTTGCTGCGGCAATGGTCTTTTGGTTTGCTGCTGTTACAGATTATTTCGATGGCATGCTTGCCCGTAAACTGGGTCAAACTTCTCGCTTCGGTGCTTTTCTTGATCCTGTTGCTGATAAGGTTATGGTCGCAACAGCCCTTATTTTAATTACAGAGCATTACGAGACTATCTGGATAACCATTCCAGCCGTCACCATGATTTCACGAGAGATCATTATATCTGCATTGCGAGAATGGATGGCAGAAATTGGCAAGCGAGCTAGTGTGGCTGTTTCATGGGTTGGGAAAGTCAAAACCGTGGCGCAGATGTTTGCATTGTGGGTGTTAATATGGCGTTATGATGATTGGATGGTTTGGGTTGGTTATGCGGCGCTTTACGTTGCAACGATACTAACTTATTGGTCTATGATTCAATACCTAGCGGCAGCGAAGGGTGACCTGTTAGATAAAAAACACCAATAA
- the rluB gene encoding 23S rRNA pseudouridine(2605) synthase RluB encodes MSEKLQKILARAGHGSRRELETLIKSGRVSVNGKVAKLGERLEDDNSVIRMDGHVISIKEDDDEVCRVLAYYKPEGELCTRSDPEGRRTVFDRLPKIRGARWISVGRLDANTSGLLLFTTDGELANRLMHPSRQVEREYLVRVFGEIDEKKVRNVVQGVKLEDGMARFEDVVYAGGEGMNHTFYVVINEGRNREVRRLWESQHTTVSRLKRVRYGDIYLEKTLPRGGWMELELKEVNYLRELVELKPEKNTVIDLDKNNTSRKRERSRHQKIRRAVRRHEERVTAPKGRGNRNRKVRK; translated from the coding sequence TAATCAAATCAGGCCGTGTAAGTGTTAACGGTAAAGTTGCGAAGCTCGGTGAGCGCCTAGAAGACGATAATTCAGTGATCCGCATGGACGGACATGTTATCTCCATTAAAGAAGATGACGATGAAGTATGTCGTGTATTAGCGTATTACAAACCTGAAGGCGAATTATGCACTCGTTCTGATCCTGAAGGTCGTAGAACTGTATTTGATCGCTTACCTAAAATTCGTGGTGCACGCTGGATCTCTGTAGGGCGTTTGGATGCTAATACATCTGGTTTACTGTTATTTACTACAGACGGTGAGTTAGCCAACCGTTTGATGCACCCTAGCCGTCAGGTTGAGCGTGAATATCTAGTCCGCGTATTTGGTGAAATAGACGAGAAAAAGGTTCGTAATGTTGTTCAAGGTGTGAAACTTGAAGATGGTATGGCACGATTCGAAGATGTTGTTTATGCTGGTGGTGAAGGTATGAACCATACTTTCTACGTGGTGATTAACGAGGGACGTAACCGTGAAGTCCGTCGCTTATGGGAGTCACAACATACAACAGTAAGCCGTTTAAAGCGTGTTCGTTATGGCGATATTTACCTAGAGAAAACACTACCACGTGGTGGTTGGATGGAACTTGAGCTGAAAGAAGTTAACTACTTGCGTGAGTTAGTTGAATTGAAACCAGAAAAGAATACAGTGATCGATCTAGATAAAAACAATACATCTCGTAAACGCGAACGTTCACGTCATCAGAAAATTCGCCGCGCAGTTAGGCGTCATGAAGAAAGAGTGACGGCCCCTAAAGGTCGTGGAAATAGAAACCGTAAAGTAAGAAAATAG
- a CDS encoding HDOD domain-containing protein, with the protein MPKESTADRLFTSKRYNAEAESVARKIAEQTLIRHAQWLVSMRYLVDQADVDTILSAQGEYCESVIFEEKERITENQRVLLQCEKLKVIERQERLEERQFILDKVVTRVAMKTERLMIEKLSTLSVDRLIWGFPQFDHFSSFAYSTSLNFSKLGSLTALSQSLKSNVLDLVGNSKFCELLGKFPKHTNDPNVAIGYIGINNCRRLFPVLMAKPLLRWSDKNTKIMSPKLWQQLIVTANVTRLRLVKAGYKEPDEGILLGTIRSLAQIAICNYFSQFFEDALVSVMKECRENEDMESYFACAEVKPTLAVLPNVIYKLDRLLTERIVQHIEWDQRVLHLRGALLEDVSGTPILKRSLHGVALGQARAFAIYDMLDRSSAFVDKHAPYWFANVQLDGEALNALKNSNPGKLTLSM; encoded by the coding sequence TTGCCTAAAGAAAGTACAGCCGATCGATTATTCACGAGTAAACGGTACAACGCCGAAGCCGAGAGTGTCGCTAGAAAAATAGCTGAGCAGACTTTAATACGACATGCTCAATGGCTTGTTAGTATGCGATATTTGGTGGATCAAGCCGATGTAGACACCATATTAAGCGCTCAAGGTGAGTATTGTGAATCGGTTATTTTTGAAGAAAAAGAACGTATCACGGAAAATCAAAGAGTGCTTTTGCAGTGCGAAAAATTAAAAGTAATTGAAAGGCAGGAGCGATTAGAAGAGCGGCAGTTCATTTTAGATAAAGTGGTAACACGTGTTGCAATGAAAACAGAGAGGCTGATGATAGAGAAGCTTTCTACATTATCGGTTGATAGACTTATTTGGGGCTTTCCGCAGTTTGACCATTTCAGTTCATTTGCTTATTCCACCTCATTAAATTTTTCAAAGCTAGGTTCATTAACCGCGTTAAGCCAGTCGCTTAAATCTAACGTACTTGACCTGGTTGGTAATTCAAAGTTTTGCGAGTTGCTTGGTAAATTTCCTAAACACACGAACGACCCTAACGTTGCCATTGGTTATATCGGTATCAATAACTGCCGTAGGCTATTTCCAGTATTAATGGCGAAGCCGTTGCTCAGATGGTCAGATAAAAACACCAAAATAATGTCACCCAAGTTATGGCAGCAACTGATTGTTACCGCGAACGTCACAAGATTACGCTTAGTAAAAGCAGGGTATAAGGAGCCTGACGAAGGTATTCTTCTCGGAACCATTCGTTCCTTAGCGCAAATCGCCATTTGTAATTATTTTTCGCAATTCTTTGAAGACGCGCTTGTCAGCGTAATGAAAGAGTGTAGAGAGAATGAAGATATGGAATCTTATTTTGCGTGCGCAGAAGTAAAACCAACCTTAGCCGTATTACCTAATGTTATTTATAAACTAGATAGACTATTGACCGAGAGGATAGTTCAACATATAGAATGGGACCAACGAGTCTTGCACTTACGGGGCGCTTTACTGGAAGACGTATCCGGTACACCTATATTGAAGAGAAGCTTGCATGGCGTTGCCTTAGGGCAGGCTAGGGCATTTGCTATCTACGACATGTTAGACAGAAGCTCGGCGTTTGTAGATAAACACGCACCTTACTGGTTTGCAAATGTCCAATTAGATGGTGAAGCGCTTAACGCATTAAAAAATAGTAACCCCGGTAAGTTGACGCTTTCTATGTAG
- a CDS encoding DNA polymerase II gives MNLGKGFILTRHARDIKGSTLIELWLNTPEGPTQLKVQSEKSLFFIKATDLSRVESLCLEHGQKLEFRPLELKDFQQNAVVGCYSENQYLKTQILALLTSNDIETIESDVRLADRYLMERFIQGGIEFTGHRTEKNGYTQITQAKCRKGTYHPKLSYVSLDIECSENGILYSVGLASPLDNRVIMIGSPEPCETPVQWVQNEKMLLIALIDWFKQYDPDLILGWMVVDFDFRLLVKRAEWNGLKLTIGRGNQNAYFRQSNQTQQGFISIPGRVVLDGIDTLKTATYSFRSWSLESVSQELLSEGKAIHNVHDRMAEINNMFRHNKPALAKYNLQDCVLVNRIFQHTHLIEFAIERSRLTGIELDRMGGSVAAFTNLYLPQLHRAGYVAPSLQTENWQASPGGYVMDSLPGLYDSVLVLDFKSLYPSIIRSFLIDPLGLVEGLKLTVGNKQDQAVEGFVGGQFHRTKHFLPKMIEDLWSARDNAKKKNEKAFSQAIKIIMNSFYGVLGSSGCRFFDVRLASSITMRGHEIMKRTRQLIEQKGYIVIYGDTDSTFVSLTRALPTSEADKIGNELIDHINDWWTSHIQQQYGLSSCLELEYETHYRKFLMPTIRGSETGSKKRYAGLIGEGKAEHIVFKGLESARTDWTVLSQQFQQELYEMIFHDIDPTDYIRRYVEATLNGEYDDKLTYQKRLRRKLSEYQKNVPPQVKAARMADDINAKLGRPLQYQNRGRIEYIITLNGPEPEEYRQSAIDYQHYIDKQLLPVADAILPFIGLDFESINAPQLGLF, from the coding sequence TTGAATCTAGGAAAAGGGTTTATCCTTACACGCCACGCCCGAGACATCAAAGGGTCAACTTTGATTGAGCTGTGGCTAAATACACCCGAAGGGCCAACTCAATTAAAGGTTCAATCTGAGAAAAGTCTTTTTTTCATAAAAGCCACTGACTTGTCAAGAGTCGAAAGCCTCTGCTTGGAACACGGACAGAAACTAGAATTTAGGCCGCTTGAATTAAAAGATTTTCAACAAAATGCTGTCGTTGGTTGCTACAGCGAAAACCAATACCTAAAAACCCAAATCTTAGCTCTGCTCACCTCTAATGATATCGAAACAATCGAGTCCGACGTTCGCCTAGCAGACCGATATTTAATGGAACGATTTATTCAGGGGGGCATTGAGTTTACCGGTCATAGAACTGAAAAAAATGGCTACACCCAAATAACGCAAGCGAAATGCCGTAAGGGTACTTACCATCCGAAATTAAGCTATGTCTCATTGGATATTGAATGTTCAGAAAATGGCATTCTATATTCCGTCGGATTGGCCTCGCCTCTTGATAATCGTGTGATTATGATTGGCTCACCAGAGCCTTGCGAAACCCCGGTTCAATGGGTTCAAAATGAAAAGATGCTATTAATCGCACTCATTGACTGGTTTAAACAATATGACCCAGACCTCATTCTTGGTTGGATGGTGGTAGATTTTGATTTCAGGTTATTGGTCAAAAGGGCTGAATGGAATGGACTAAAACTTACCATTGGGAGAGGAAATCAAAACGCTTACTTCAGGCAATCCAACCAAACGCAGCAAGGGTTCATTTCTATTCCTGGTAGAGTGGTATTGGATGGTATTGATACGCTTAAAACCGCCACCTATTCGTTCCGTTCTTGGTCTTTAGAGTCCGTTTCTCAAGAACTGCTTTCCGAAGGTAAGGCAATACATAACGTCCACGACAGAATGGCGGAAATAAACAACATGTTCCGCCATAACAAGCCGGCACTAGCAAAATACAATTTGCAAGACTGTGTGTTGGTAAATCGAATTTTCCAACATACCCATCTAATAGAATTTGCCATTGAACGTTCAAGACTAACTGGTATAGAACTGGACCGCATGGGCGGATCTGTCGCCGCATTCACTAATCTATATTTGCCACAGCTTCACCGGGCTGGCTACGTCGCCCCTAGCCTTCAGACTGAAAACTGGCAGGCCAGTCCTGGTGGCTACGTGATGGATTCTCTACCGGGATTGTACGATTCCGTTTTGGTATTGGATTTTAAGAGCCTTTATCCTTCTATCATCCGTTCGTTCTTAATTGATCCTCTAGGGTTAGTAGAAGGCCTCAAACTAACAGTAGGGAATAAACAAGACCAAGCGGTAGAAGGTTTCGTTGGTGGGCAGTTTCACCGAACCAAGCACTTTCTCCCAAAAATGATAGAAGATTTATGGTCAGCGAGAGATAACGCCAAGAAAAAAAATGAAAAAGCTTTTTCGCAAGCGATAAAAATTATTATGAACTCTTTTTACGGCGTGCTCGGCTCATCTGGTTGTCGTTTTTTCGATGTCCGCCTTGCTTCCTCTATAACCATGCGCGGTCATGAAATAATGAAGCGCACAAGGCAATTAATCGAACAAAAAGGGTACATTGTCATTTATGGTGATACCGACTCAACCTTTGTCTCCCTGACCCGCGCCTTACCAACATCTGAAGCAGACAAAATAGGCAACGAATTAATCGATCACATAAACGATTGGTGGACCAGCCATATACAGCAGCAATACGGTCTCTCCTCTTGTTTAGAGCTTGAGTATGAAACCCATTACCGAAAATTTTTGATGCCAACAATTCGAGGTTCAGAGACAGGTTCCAAGAAACGCTATGCTGGACTTATTGGCGAAGGAAAGGCAGAACATATTGTGTTCAAAGGACTAGAAAGTGCGCGCACCGACTGGACGGTATTATCTCAACAGTTCCAACAAGAACTCTATGAAATGATTTTTCATGATATTGATCCCACTGATTATATTCGCCGTTATGTAGAAGCAACGCTCAATGGTGAGTATGACGATAAACTAACCTACCAGAAAAGGTTAAGGCGTAAGCTCAGCGAGTATCAAAAAAACGTACCACCTCAAGTGAAAGCGGCTCGTATGGCAGATGACATTAACGCAAAATTAGGTAGACCTCTTCAATATCAAAACCGGGGTCGTATCGAATACATAATTACGTTAAATGGGCCGGAACCAGAAGAATACAGACAGAGTGCAATTGATTACCAGCATTACATTGATAAGCAGCTATTGCCCGTTGCCGATGCTATATTGCCCTTTATCGGACTCGACTTTGAAAGCATAAACGCGCCACAATTGGGCCTATTTTGA
- the uvrC gene encoding excinuclease ABC subunit UvrC, whose amino-acid sequence MSSSFDSSSFLNTVTNQPGVYRMYNAESDIIYVGKAKDLKKRLSSYFRKNVDGEKTRALVSHIAKIDVTVTHTETEALILEHNYIKQYLPKYNVLLRDDKSYPYIFISTHKHPRLSSHRGAKKRKGEYFGPYPDSGAVRETLHLLQKIFPVRQCEDTVYGNRTRPCLMYQIGRCAGPCVSDLISDDEYSELVGMVRLFLQGKDKQVISELVDKMEQASIALRFEDAAKLRDQIQAIRRVQEQQFVSEDSMDDLDILGFAQENGLACIHILMVRQGKILGSRSHFPKIPNNTEREEVFYSFLSQYYLGHNEARTIPTRIVLNKGLFTESEPLQEALTKLAGRKVSFHQDPTGTRGQYLKLANTNALTAITTKINHKMTISQRVSALQDELGIESIRRMECFDISHTMGESTIASCVVFNHEGPVKQEYRRYNITGITGGDDYAAMGQVLDRRYSKQLDVEKIPDIVFVDGGKGQLNRAHQILSSHWEDWPKRPRLIGIAKGVTRKPGLETLITIEGDEFNLPSDAPALHLIQHIRDESHNHAIAGHRAKRAKTRRTSSLEGIEGIGPKRRQSLLKFMGGLQELKRASVEDISKIPGISLSLAEKIHQSLKE is encoded by the coding sequence GTGTCGAGTAGTTTTGATTCATCCTCTTTTCTAAATACTGTCACAAATCAGCCCGGCGTATACAGAATGTATAACGCCGAGTCTGATATTATTTATGTGGGTAAAGCAAAAGACCTTAAAAAAAGGCTTTCTAGTTACTTCCGAAAAAATGTTGACGGTGAAAAAACGCGCGCGTTAGTTAGCCATATCGCAAAAATTGACGTTACTGTTACCCATACGGAAACAGAAGCTCTGATTCTTGAACACAACTATATTAAGCAGTATTTGCCCAAGTATAATGTGTTATTACGAGATGATAAATCCTATCCCTATATTTTCATAAGCACCCATAAACATCCCCGTTTGTCCTCTCATCGAGGCGCCAAAAAACGTAAGGGTGAGTATTTTGGTCCGTATCCCGATTCAGGTGCCGTTCGAGAAACATTACATTTGCTACAGAAAATATTCCCAGTAAGGCAGTGTGAAGATACCGTCTATGGTAACCGCACTCGGCCTTGCTTAATGTATCAAATCGGACGTTGCGCTGGGCCTTGTGTGTCTGATCTCATTAGCGATGATGAGTACTCCGAACTCGTCGGTATGGTTCGGCTGTTTTTGCAAGGCAAAGACAAACAAGTTATCTCTGAACTTGTCGACAAGATGGAGCAAGCTAGCATAGCGCTTCGATTTGAAGATGCGGCAAAACTAAGAGATCAAATCCAAGCAATAAGAAGGGTGCAAGAACAACAGTTTGTCTCTGAAGATAGTATGGATGACTTGGATATTTTAGGTTTCGCGCAAGAAAATGGGCTAGCGTGTATTCATATATTGATGGTTAGACAAGGCAAAATATTAGGCAGCCGAAGTCACTTTCCCAAGATACCTAATAACACGGAAAGAGAAGAAGTGTTTTATAGCTTTTTGAGTCAGTACTATCTTGGGCACAATGAGGCGCGTACCATACCTACTCGTATCGTGCTAAATAAAGGATTGTTTACCGAAAGTGAACCATTGCAAGAAGCGCTCACTAAGCTAGCAGGGCGGAAAGTGTCATTCCATCAAGATCCAACAGGGACCCGTGGACAGTACTTAAAACTCGCCAATACCAATGCGTTGACCGCTATTACAACCAAAATAAATCACAAGATGACGATCAGTCAGCGCGTATCGGCTCTGCAAGATGAGCTAGGCATCGAATCCATTCGTCGCATGGAGTGTTTTGATATAAGCCACACGATGGGTGAAAGTACCATCGCGTCTTGCGTAGTATTTAACCATGAAGGGCCAGTCAAGCAAGAGTATAGGCGTTACAACATAACGGGTATTACGGGTGGGGATGATTATGCGGCGATGGGGCAAGTCCTGGATAGACGCTATAGTAAACAGCTAGATGTGGAGAAAATCCCTGATATTGTTTTCGTCGACGGTGGTAAAGGCCAACTCAATCGCGCGCATCAAATTCTTTCTTCCCATTGGGAAGATTGGCCGAAACGTCCAAGGCTAATTGGTATTGCAAAAGGTGTAACGAGAAAGCCGGGTCTAGAAACATTGATCACGATTGAAGGCGATGAGTTTAACCTGCCTAGTGACGCGCCTGCACTACATTTAATTCAGCATATTAGAGATGAAAGTCATAATCATGCAATTGCGGGACATAGAGCAAAACGCGCGAAGACGAGAAGAACCAGTTCTTTAGAAGGCATTGAGGGCATCGGACCCAAAAGACGCCAATCATTGCTCAAATTTATGGGTGGGCTTCAAGAACTCAAGCGAGCAAGTGTAGAAGATATAAGCAAAATACCGGGAATTAGTCTTTCTTTGGCAGAAAAGATACATCAGTCATTGAAAGAATAG
- a CDS encoding AraC family transcriptional regulator, translating into MKPFVRYMDSYVDNKQLGQLEGLVSTVIPGVKFYRSGRSRPREPLVYESGIVVIGQGIKNIYLGEHKMTYGQGDFVVFGVPLPLECESEAEDNKPILGLKIDIAPKQLHSIINHIDQYDSETVAPLSRSCLGMNCMSMSDPLEDAFLRLMQVLQHDSEAEFLGEDIVKEITYRVLKGPMGHILYERANAEGNYAKLAKVLDRLHSDYASPLTIDELAAEAFMSVPAFHRVFKQVTTESPLQYLKKVRLSKARDLIMLDGCRASEAARIVGYNSASQFSREFKRHFNYSPGATQAHAV; encoded by the coding sequence ATGAAACCGTTCGTCCGTTATATGGATTCATACGTTGATAACAAACAATTGGGTCAGCTCGAAGGCTTGGTCAGCACTGTGATACCGGGTGTTAAATTTTATCGCTCAGGAAGATCACGCCCAAGAGAACCCCTTGTCTATGAGTCAGGAATAGTCGTTATCGGTCAAGGTATCAAGAACATCTATCTCGGTGAACACAAAATGACCTATGGCCAAGGCGATTTTGTTGTGTTCGGTGTCCCACTGCCACTTGAATGTGAATCTGAAGCTGAAGATAACAAACCGATTTTGGGCCTTAAAATCGATATAGCACCAAAACAACTCCATTCGATAATAAACCATATTGACCAATACGACTCCGAAACTGTTGCCCCCTTAAGCCGTAGCTGTCTTGGTATGAACTGCATGTCAATGTCTGATCCATTAGAAGATGCCTTTTTGAGGCTTATGCAGGTTTTACAACATGATTCAGAAGCCGAATTTCTTGGAGAAGACATCGTAAAAGAAATCACCTATCGAGTGCTCAAAGGTCCGATGGGACATATTTTATACGAACGGGCGAATGCCGAAGGAAATTATGCAAAGCTTGCAAAAGTTCTGGACCGACTACATTCAGACTACGCGTCGCCACTCACGATAGATGAACTCGCTGCTGAGGCCTTTATGAGTGTCCCCGCCTTCCATCGTGTATTTAAGCAGGTTACAACCGAGTCCCCTCTTCAATACCTGAAGAAAGTCCGATTAAGCAAGGCTCGCGATTTGATCATGCTTGATGGATGCCGCGCATCTGAAGCTGCACGTATTGTTGGCTACAATAGTGCTTCGCAATTTAGCCGTGAGTTTAAGCGCCATTTCAACTATTCACCCGGAGCCACCCAAGCCCACGCGGTTTAA